The Bacillus sp. 2205SS5-2 genome contains a region encoding:
- the tmk gene encoding dTMP kinase, which translates to MKKNGLFVTIEGPEGAGKSTILEKIEESLLNEGHQVIKTREPGGIPISEKIREIILNPQHTEMDGRTEALLYAAARRQHLVEKVIPALEKDYVVLCDRFVDSSLAYQGMGRNLGIEAVYSINKFAIEDTFPDVTLYYDIEPEEGLKRIQASKGREVNRLDLENLTFHEEVRSGYLRLLKNEPNRIKRIDASQTRSKVLADSLAILKPYLT; encoded by the coding sequence ATGAAGAAGAATGGATTATTTGTAACTATTGAAGGTCCTGAAGGGGCGGGGAAATCGACAATATTAGAAAAAATAGAAGAATCCCTACTAAATGAGGGACACCAGGTTATCAAGACAAGGGAGCCAGGTGGAATTCCGATTTCGGAGAAAATCCGCGAGATTATCTTAAATCCGCAGCACACGGAAATGGATGGTAGGACGGAAGCTTTATTATATGCTGCAGCTAGAAGACAGCACTTGGTTGAAAAAGTAATCCCGGCGCTGGAAAAAGATTATGTTGTCTTATGTGATCGATTTGTAGATAGCTCGTTAGCATATCAGGGAATGGGCAGGAATCTAGGCATAGAGGCTGTATACAGTATCAATAAATTTGCCATTGAAGACACTTTTCCAGATGTTACACTTTATTATGATATAGAACCTGAGGAAGGTCTAAAACGAATACAGGCTAGTAAAGGGAGAGAAGTGAATCGATTAGATTTAGAAAATCTGACTTTTCATGAAGAGGTACGTAGTGGCTACTTAAGGCTATTAAAAAATGAGCCCAATCGAATCAAAAGAATTGATGCTAGTCAAACTCGTTCGAAAGTTTTAGCAGATAGTTTAGCGATCTTAAAGCCATATTTAACTTAA